GGCGCGCTCGGCATGCTGGCCGCGCCGCGCTGGACGCCGCCGTGGTGGATGGCGAACGGGAGCTGGACGGCGGGCTGGGTCCTGAACTTCGTCGGTCACGGCTACTTCGAGAAGGGCGCGCCCGCGTTCGCCGACGATCCGCTCAGCTTCGTCGCGGGGCCGGTGTGGGACTTCGTCCGCATCAAGGACAAGCTCATGGGCAAGGCGCGCGGCCCGGTCGACGCTCCGCCCCCCACCCCGGTGGCCGCCGCCGCGTGAGCGCGAGCGACGCGACGCCCGAGGCGACACGGCCCGAGCCCGCGGCCCCCGAGTGGGACGCGCCGCTCGCCGAGGTCCCGCTGCTCTGGCTCGATCTCGAGATGACGGGCGTCGATCCGGAGACGGATCACATCTGCGAGGTGGCCGCGCTGCGGGTGCAGGGCGGCGAGGAGACGGAGCGCCTGGTCACGCTGGTGAAGCCGCCGGTGCCGGTCGGCGCGTCGGAGGCGATCCACCACATCTCGGACGACGCCCTCGCCGACGCGCCGACGCTCGAGACCCTGCGCGCGCCGCTGGACAGGCTGCTCGAGGGCGCGATCGTGGTCGGGCACACCATCGGGTTCGATCTGAAGTTCCTGCGCGCCGCGGCCGCGCGCGGCTGGCTCGACCCGCCGCCCACGCACGCGCTGGACACCCGGCTCCTGGCGCGGCGGGCCTGGCACCGCCCGAGCTACGGGCTGCGCGCGCTGGCCGAGGAGCACGCGCTCCCGCTGCCGACCCACCGCGCCGAGCCGGACGCCATCGCGGCGGGCAAGCTGCTCGAGGTGGTCGCGCGGGAGCTCCACGCGTCGACCGCGCGCCAGCTCTGGCAGTCCCAGCGCCGCGGCGACCCGATCCGCTTCCGCGACGACGTCGAGGCCATCCTGCGCCGCGCGCGGGACGAGGGCCGCGCGGTGCGCGTGGCCTACCGGGTGCCGGGCCGCGACCCCTTCATCGACACGCTCGAGCCCTGGGCCATCGAGGGCCCGCGCGTCGAGGGGCGCCTGCACGAGCGAGACGTGCGCAAGATCCTGCGTGGGGACC
This genomic interval from Sandaracinaceae bacterium contains the following:
- a CDS encoding exonuclease domain-containing protein, with the translated sequence MSASDATPEATRPEPAAPEWDAPLAEVPLLWLDLEMTGVDPETDHICEVAALRVQGGEETERLVTLVKPPVPVGASEAIHHISDDALADAPTLETLRAPLDRLLEGAIVVGHTIGFDLKFLRAAAARGWLDPPPTHALDTRLLARRAWHRPSYGLRALAEEHALPLPTHRAEPDAIAAGKLLEVVARELHASTARQLWQSQRRGDPIRFRDDVEAILRRARDEGRAVRVAYRVPGRDPFIDTLEPWAIEGPRVEGRLHERDVRKILRGDRLLWAEPTEQRFSVPEGFVSSCP